ATCCCCTCCAGCTCGGCCACGGCGTCGGCCAGCCGCATCAGGATCAGGTCCTGTCCCTTGGAGGTGTGCAGGCGCAGGTAGTGGTCCTCGGCCTCCACCGCCCAGACCTCGGCCCCGCGCAGCTTCAGCGGCAACCGCTCCAGGAATTTGGGTGGGGTCGGGTCTCCGCTGTCGCGCGCGCGGGTCTGGCTCATGAGATAGGCGTGTCGGTTCAGGCCGACGGCCAGGGCGGTGAAGGCCTGACAGCAGACGAAGGTCACCGCGGCATAGGCCGGAAGGTCATCGATCAGAGCGCCGCGGCGGGTGATGACATAGGTCGATCCCCACACGAACGCGCCCATGAACGGGGTCATCACGGTGGCGGAGATCACCCCCTGCAGCCACCGGCGGGCATTCAGGCCCGGCAGCATCCGCACCGTGCCGCGAAAGCATAGCAGACCCAGGACCGAGCCGATCCAGGCCAGGGGCAGGGTGTAGGCCAGTCGCAGGATCAAGGGGGCGCCCATCGTCCCAAAGGCGCCGATGAACGCCAGGAAGCCGCCAACGGCGCTCGATCCGGCGAGCGTTCGCGCGACTGTGGCCCAGGTGACCGGGTCCGCTGGCGAAGCGTGAACGGCGGGGACCGACCTCTGGCGTAGCGGCGCCGTCATCCGACGCATCGGCCTTTGCGCATGGGGGCCACGGTCTCCACACAGCGTGACAGGAACAGGCCGCGCTGAAGCGGCCCGCAAGAGGCGGAGATAAAGGATGTCGCAGGTTTCGCAAATGCCGGGGCTCGACCGGGCGCAGCGCCTACGGGCGATCGTGCTGCCCATCGCGGCCATCGGCCTGTTGGCGGCGCTGGCGCCCGTCGCCCCCCTCATCGTCCGGTTGGCGGCCAAGGGTCATCTGCATGCCCCCGACCTGCCCCTACTGGCCGCCCAGCCCCTGGTGATCAAGCTGCACATCGCCGGCGCGGTCGCCGCCCTGCTGATCGGCGCGATGCTGATGACCCTGCGCAAGGGCGTCACCTTCCACCGCACCGCCGGCTGGCTGTGGGTGGGGGCCATGTCCCTGGTGGCCGGGTCCTCGATCTTCATCACCGGGATCAATGGCGACCACTGGTCCTTCATCCACCTGTTCACCGGCTGGACCCTGATCGCCCTGCCCATCGCGGTGATCGCCGCACGGCGTCACGTGGTGAAGACCCACCGTCGCTTCATGATGGGCCTGTTCTACGGCGGCCTGGTGATCAACGGCTTCATCGCCTTCATCCCCGGCCGGACGATGTGGAACGTGTTTTTCGCCTGAGGCGCTCCCATGCGGCGTCTTGGGTCGGTCAAGCTTCGGCCATGATCGGCGCAGAAGGGAGCGGCGTCCTCTCTCCAGGCGTCCGTCATGGCCGACTTCATCTTCCACGATCCCTCCGGCCGCCGCGCCCGCCGCGCGGACCTCGCGGGGGGGCTGGCTGTGGCCCTGCTGGCGGCGATCATCGCGGCCTTCTTCGCCACCCTGGCCTTTGCGCCCATCCTGCCGGCCCTGCACCTGAAGGACCCGCGCATGCTGCGCGGCCTGCATGTGGAGACCGCCCATCGGCTGAAGGGCCACCGCTCCTGGACCCGTGTGCCCCATCCGCGCCACGCCGGCGCGGTGGGCCCGGTCCGGCCGCTCAGCGTCGGCTTCTACGTCTCCTGGGATGAGAGCTCGCGCGAAAGCCTGTCGCGGCATGTGAACGACCTCGACGTGGTGGCCCCGCAGTGGCTCGCGCTCGACGGCGCCCTGGGCCGCCTGACCCTGACCGCCGATCCCCAGGCCGAGGCCATCATCAAGGGCGCCCGCAAGGCCCCCTCTCTGCTGCCGGTGGTGCACAACGCCCAGGACTCGGTGTGGAACGGCCCGCAGGCCGACGCCCTGATCCTCAACCCCGCCGCCCGCCAGGCCATGGCCGCCAACCTCGTGGCGCTCGCCAAGGCCCACGGCTACGCCGGCTACGTCTTCGACCTGGAGAACCTGTCGCCCCGCGCCGCGGCGGCCTATCCCGGATTCCTGGCGGAGGTCCGCGCCGCGCTCAAGCCGCTGGACCGCGAGCTGTGGGTCACAGTCCCCTTCGCCGACGACAGCTGGCCGCTGAAGCGCCTCCAGGCCTCCACCGACGTCCTGGTTTTGATGGCCTATGACCAGCACTGGGGCACAGGCGACTCCGGTCCCCCCGCCGGCCAGGCCTGGTTCCAGGGCCAGGTGGCGCGGCGGATGGGCGAGCTGGATCCGGCCCGCACCATCCTGGCGCTCGGCGCCTACGGCTATGACTGGACCCTGCCGGCCAGGGGCAAGCCCGGCGTCGCCGAGGCCGTGACCTTCAACGAGGCCACCCAGCTGGCCCACGACGCCGGCGCCTCGGTGGCCATGGATCCAGAGGCCCTGAACCCGCACTTCAACTACGAGGACGACGCCGGCCGCCAGCACGCGGTCTGGTTCCTCGATGCGCCCACCCTCTACAACCAGCTCAAGGTCTCCGATCCCTATCGCCCGCTCGGCTACGCCCTGTGGCGGCTTGGGTCGGAGGATCCGGGGATCTGGCGCCTGCTGCCCCACACCTATGGCCAGGTCTCGCCCCAGGGCCTGGAGGGTCTCAGCCCCGGCCAGGACGTCAATTTCGACGGAACGGGCGAGGTGCTCCACGTCTCGGCCACGCCCCAGGCCGGCAGGCGCACCATCGACGTCGACACCCAGAGCGGCCTGATCGCCGCCGAGGACTACCAGGTCATGCCGACCTCCTATGTGATCCAGCGCTACGGCGCGCGGCCCGGCCTGGTGGCCCTGACCTTCGACGACGGCCCCGACGCCCGCTGGACGCCGAAGATTCTCGACATCCTGGCGGCCAAGCACGCGCCGGCCACCTTCTTCGTGATCGGCAAGAACATGGAGAAGTACCCCGGCCTGGTGCAGCGCGAGGTGCGCGAGGGCCAGACGGTGGGCGGCCACACCTGGACCCATCCCAACATCGCCGAGGTGCCCGCCACCGAGGCGCGGCTGGAGATGAACGCCACCCAGCGGCTGTTCGAGACGCTGACCGGCAAGTCGCTGCGCCTGTTCCGTCCGCCGTTCTTCGGCGACGCCGAGCCTTCGACCCCCAGCGAGGTGGAGCCCCTGCTGATCGCCCAGTCCCTGGGCTATCTGACGGTCGGCCTGCGCATCGATCCCGACGACTGGAAGAAGCCCGACGCCAGGCTGATCGTCTCGCGCACCCTGGACCGGCTGGACGACACCGAGCGCCAGGGCCAGGTGGTCCTGCTGCACGATAGCGGCGGCGACCGCAGCCGCACCGTGGCGGCCCTGCCGGAGCTGATCGACCAGCTCCGCGCCCACGGCTACCGGCTGGTGAGTGTCGCCGAGCTGGCGGGCATGACGCCGTCCGAGGCCCTGCCGCCCACCTCGCGCACCTCGGCCGAGATGCTGCTGGACCGCGTCGGCTTCGGCTTCTTCCATGGCGTGCAGATGACCCTGCGCGTACTGTTCCTGGCCGCGATCGGACTGGGTGTCGCCCGCCTGCTGGTGCTGGGGGTCCTGGCCCTGGTCCACCGCGCCGGCATTGAGCGCCGCACCCCGCCGATGAGCGACGGCGAACTCGGGCCGGCGGTCAGCGTCCTGATCCCCTGCTTTAACGAGGAAAAGGTGATCGCCGCCTCCGTGGCGCGAATTCTAGGGTCAAGATGGCCGCGCCTGGAGGTCATCGTGCTGGACGACGGCTCGGCCGACGCCACCGCCCAGGTGGTGCGCGACGCCTTCGCGGGCGAGCCCCGCGTGACCCTCATGAGCTTCCCCAACGGCGGCAAGGCGCAGGCCCTGAACCGCGGCCTGGCGGTGGCCGCCGGCGAGATCATCGTGGCCCTGGACGCCGACACCCTGTTCCCGCCCGACACCATCGCCCAGCTGGCCCGCTGGTTCGCCGATCCCACGGTGGGGGCCGTCGCCGGCAACGCCATCGTCGGCAACCGCCGCAACCTGATCACCCGCTGGCAGGCCCTGGAATATGTCACGGCCCAGAACCTGGAGCGCCGGGCGCTCGCCGCCGTTGGCGCGGTCACCGTGGTCCCCGGGGCGGTGGGCGCCTGGCGCAAGAGCGCGCTCGCCGCCCTGGGCGGCTATCCCGCCGACACCCTGGCGGAGGACCAGGACCTGACGCTCGCCGTGCAGCGCGCCGGCTGGCGCGTGGAGTTCGATCCGGAGGCGCGGGCCTATACCGAGGCGCCGGAGACGGTCTCGGGCCTGCTGAAGCAGCGGTTCCGCTGGTCCTTCGGCACCCTGCAATGCCTGTGGAAGCACCGGGCCGGCCTGTTCGACGTCAAGCGCCCGGTCCTCGGCTTCATCGCCCTGCCGCAGATCTGGCTGTTCCAGATTCTGCTGACGGTGGTGGCGCCCCTGGTGGACGCAGCCGTGGTCTGGAGCGTGGGCGCCGGCGTCTACGACGCCTTCTACCACCCTGTGCAGTGGTCGCCCGACGACCTAGCCCGCCCGCTGTTCTATTGGGCGGCCTTCATCTTCCTGGACCTGTCGGCGGGCGCGCTCGGCATGGCGATGGAGCGCCGGGCGCCCTGGGGCGACCTCATCTGGCTGCCCGCCCAGCGGTTCGGCTACCGCCAGCTGATGTACTATGTGGTGCTGAAGTCGATCCGCACCGCCGTCCACGGCGCCCGGGTCGGTTGGGGCAAGCTGGAACGTACCGCAACGGCAGCCGTCGAGGCCTCCAGCTAACCATGTTCAACACCAGGGAACGCACCGGCCGGACAATTGCGCGCAGACGTTATTTTTCTGACCGTGGCGCGGTTGCAACGGTCCGGAACGGCGCTTATACCCCGGCTTCTCGCCGCACTGGGCGGGCCCAAACAGCGCGTTTCGCGACCTCATGAATATACACGAGCATCAAGCCAAAGCCGTCCTCTCCGAGTTCGGCGTGGCGGTCCCGCGTGGCTATCCGGCCTTCACCGTCGAAGAGGCCGTCAAGGCCGCCGAGACCCTCGGAGGTCCGGTCTTCGTGGTGAAGTCCCAGATCCACGCCGGTGGGCGCGGCAAGGGCAAGTTCGAGGGCCTCGGCCCCGACGCCAAGGGCGGCGTCCGGGTGGTCAAGTCCGTCGAGGAGGTCCGCACCAACGCGACCGAGATGCTCGGCCGGGTGCTGGTGACCCATCAGACGGGTCCCAAGGGCAAGCAGGTCAACCGCCTCTACATCGAAGAGGGCGCGGCGATCGCCAAGGAATTCTATCTGTCCCTGCTGGTGGACCGCGAAACGAGCCGGGTCTCGG
The sequence above is drawn from the Phenylobacterium glaciei genome and encodes:
- a CDS encoding LytTR family DNA-binding domain-containing protein codes for the protein MILRLAYTLPLAWIGSVLGLLCFRGTVRMLPGLNARRWLQGVISATVMTPFMGAFVWGSTYVITRRGALIDDLPAYAAVTFVCCQAFTALAVGLNRHAYLMSQTRARDSGDPTPPKFLERLPLKLRGAEVWAVEAEDHYLRLHTSKGQDLILMRLADAVAELEGIEGAQVHRSWWVARDAVADARRGDGRATLKLKDGSEVPVSRTYAKLIREAGWI
- a CDS encoding DUF2306 domain-containing protein encodes the protein MSQVSQMPGLDRAQRLRAIVLPIAAIGLLAALAPVAPLIVRLAAKGHLHAPDLPLLAAQPLVIKLHIAGAVAALLIGAMLMTLRKGVTFHRTAGWLWVGAMSLVAGSSIFITGINGDHWSFIHLFTGWTLIALPIAVIAARRHVVKTHRRFMMGLFYGGLVINGFIAFIPGRTMWNVFFA
- a CDS encoding glycosyltransferase; this encodes MADFIFHDPSGRRARRADLAGGLAVALLAAIIAAFFATLAFAPILPALHLKDPRMLRGLHVETAHRLKGHRSWTRVPHPRHAGAVGPVRPLSVGFYVSWDESSRESLSRHVNDLDVVAPQWLALDGALGRLTLTADPQAEAIIKGARKAPSLLPVVHNAQDSVWNGPQADALILNPAARQAMAANLVALAKAHGYAGYVFDLENLSPRAAAAYPGFLAEVRAALKPLDRELWVTVPFADDSWPLKRLQASTDVLVLMAYDQHWGTGDSGPPAGQAWFQGQVARRMGELDPARTILALGAYGYDWTLPARGKPGVAEAVTFNEATQLAHDAGASVAMDPEALNPHFNYEDDAGRQHAVWFLDAPTLYNQLKVSDPYRPLGYALWRLGSEDPGIWRLLPHTYGQVSPQGLEGLSPGQDVNFDGTGEVLHVSATPQAGRRTIDVDTQSGLIAAEDYQVMPTSYVIQRYGARPGLVALTFDDGPDARWTPKILDILAAKHAPATFFVIGKNMEKYPGLVQREVREGQTVGGHTWTHPNIAEVPATEARLEMNATQRLFETLTGKSLRLFRPPFFGDAEPSTPSEVEPLLIAQSLGYLTVGLRIDPDDWKKPDARLIVSRTLDRLDDTERQGQVVLLHDSGGDRSRTVAALPELIDQLRAHGYRLVSVAELAGMTPSEALPPTSRTSAEMLLDRVGFGFFHGVQMTLRVLFLAAIGLGVARLLVLGVLALVHRAGIERRTPPMSDGELGPAVSVLIPCFNEEKVIAASVARILGSRWPRLEVIVLDDGSADATAQVVRDAFAGEPRVTLMSFPNGGKAQALNRGLAVAAGEIIVALDADTLFPPDTIAQLARWFADPTVGAVAGNAIVGNRRNLITRWQALEYVTAQNLERRALAAVGAVTVVPGAVGAWRKSALAALGGYPADTLAEDQDLTLAVQRAGWRVEFDPEARAYTEAPETVSGLLKQRFRWSFGTLQCLWKHRAGLFDVKRPVLGFIALPQIWLFQILLTVVAPLVDAAVVWSVGAGVYDAFYHPVQWSPDDLARPLFYWAAFIFLDLSAGALGMAMERRAPWGDLIWLPAQRFGYRQLMYYVVLKSIRTAVHGARVGWGKLERTATAAVEASS